Proteins encoded in a region of the Orcinus orca chromosome 8, mOrcOrc1.1, whole genome shotgun sequence genome:
- the SF1 gene encoding splicing factor 1 isoform X7, whose product MEQKTVIPGMPTVIPPGLTREQERAYIVQLQIEDLTRKLRTGDLGIPPNPEDRSPSPEPIYNSEGKRLNTREFRTRKKLEEERHNLITEMVALNPDFKPPADYKPPATRVSDKVMIPQDEYPEINFVGLLIGPRGNTLKNIEKECNAKIMIRGKGSVKEGKVGRKDGQMLPGEDEPLHALVTANTMENVKKAVEQIRNILKQGIETPEDQNDLRKMQLRELARLNGTLREDDNRILRPWQSSETRSITNTTVCTKCGGAGHIASDCKFQRPGDPQSAQDKARMDKEYLSLMAELGEAPVPASVGSTSGPATTPLASAPRPAAPASNPPPPSLMSTTQSRPPWMNSGPSESRPYHGMHGGGPGGPGGGPHSFPHPLPSLTGGHGGHPMQHNPNGPPPPWMQPPPPPMNQGPHPPGHHGPPPMDQYLGSTPVGSGVYRLHQGKGMMPPPPMGMMPPPPPPPSGQPPPPPSGPLPPWQQQQQQPPPPPPPSSSMASSTPLPWQQNTTTTTTSAGTGSIPPWQQQQAAAAASPGAPQMQGNPTMVPLPPGVQPPLPPGAPPPPPPPPPGSAGMMYAPPPPPPPPMDPSNFVTMMGMGVAGMPPFGMPPAPPPPPPQN is encoded by the exons TGCAACTGCAGATAGAAGACCTGACTCGTAAACTGCGCACAGGAGACCTGGGCATCCCCCCTAACCCTGAGGACAG GTCCCCTTCCCCTGAGCCCATCTACAATAGCGAGGGGAAGCGGCTTAACACTCGCGAGTTCCGCACCCGCAAAAAGCTTGAAGAGGAGCGGCATAACCTCATCACGGAAATGGTTGCCCTCAACCCTGATTTCAAGCCACCTGCAGATTACAA ACCTCCAGCAACACGTGTGAGCGATAAAGTAATGATTCCACAAGATGAGTATCCAGAAATCAACTTTGTGGGGCTGCTGATTGGGCCCAG AGGGAACACCTTGAAGAACATAGAGAAGGAGTGTAATGCCAAGATCATGATCCGGGGGAAAGGCTCTGTGAAAGAAGGGAAAGTCGGGCGCAAAGATGGCCAGATGCTGCCAGGAGAAGATGAGCCGCTTCATGCCCTGGTTACTGCCAATACCATGGAGAATGTGAAGAAAGCAGTAGAACAG ATAAGAAACATTCTGAAGCAGGGTATCGAGACTCCTGAGGACCAGAACGATCTACGGAAGATGCAGCTTCGAGAGTTGGCTCGTTTGAATGGGACCCTTCGGGAAGATGATAACAG GATCTTAAGACCCTGGCAGAGCTCGGAGACCCGCAGCATTACCAATACCACAGTGTGTACCAAGTGTGGAGGGGCTGGCCACATTGCTTCCGATTGCAAATTCCAAAG GCCTGGTGACCCCCAGTCAGCTCAGGATAAAGCGCGGATGGATAAAGAATACTTGTCCCTCATGGCCGAACTGGGGGAGGCACCTGTGCCCGCATCTGTGGGCTCCACCTCTGGGCCTGCCACCACACCCCTGGCCAGTGCACCTCGGCCCGCTGCTCCCGCCAGCAATCCACCTCCACCG TCTCTCATGTCCACTACCCAGAGCCGCCCACCCTGGATGAATTCTGGCCCGTCAGAGAGTCGGCCCTACCATGGCATGCACGGAGGTGGCCCTGGTGGGCCCGGAGGTGGCCCGCACAGCTTCCCACACCCGTTACCCAGCCTGACGGGCGGGCACGGTGGACATCCCATGCAGCACAACCCGAATGGACCCCCTCCTCCTTGGATGCAGCCGCCGCCACCACCGATGAACCAGGGCCCCCACCCACCTGGGCACCATGGCCCTCCTCCAATGG ATCAGTACCTGGGAAGTACGCCTGTGGGCTCTGGGGTCTATCGCCTGCATCAAGGAAAAG GTATGATGCCGCCACCACCTATGGGCATgatgccgccgccgccgccgcctcccagTGGGcagcctccaccccctccctctggtCCTCTTCCCccatggcagcagcagcagcagcagcctccaCCGCCCCCTCCGCCCAGCAGCAGTATGGCTTCCAGTACCCCTTTGCCATGGCAGCAAA ATACGACGACTACCACCACGAGCGCTGGCACAGGGTCCATCCCGCCATGGCAACAGCAGCAGGCGGCTGCCGCAGCTTCTCCAGGAGCCCCTCAGATGCAAGGCAACCCCACTATggtgcccctgcccccaggggtCCAGCCGCCTCTGCCGCCCggggcccctccccctccgccgCCTCCGCCGCCTGGTTCCGCCGGCATGATGTatgccccgccccctcctcctccgcctcccaTGGACCCTTCTAACTTTGTCACCATGATGGGCATGGGGGTGGCGGGCATGCCACCCTTCGGGATGCCTCCAGCTCCCCCACCGCCTCCACCACAGAACTAG
- the SF1 gene encoding splicing factor 1 isoform X9, with protein MATGANATPLDFPSKKRKRSRWNQDTMEQKTVIPGMPTVIPPGLTREQERAYIVQLQIEDLTRKLRTGDLGIPPNPEDRSPSPEPIYNSEGKRLNTREFRTRKKLEEERHNLITEMVALNPDFKPPADYKPPATRVSDKVMIPQDEYPEINFVGLLIGPRGNTLKNIEKECNAKIMIRGKGSVKEGKVGRKDGQMLPGEDEPLHALVTANTMENVKKAVEQIRNILKQGIETPEDQNDLRKMQLRELARLNGTLREDDNRILRPWQSSETRSITNTTVCTKCGGAGHIASDCKFQRPGDPQSAQDKARMDKEYLSLMAELGEAPVPASVGSTSGPATTPLASAPRPAAPASNPPPPSLMSTTQSRPPWMNSGPSESRPYHGMHGGGPGGPGGGPHSFPHPLPSLTGGHGGHPMQHNPNGPPPPWMQPPPPPMNQGPHPPGHHGPPPMVPGKYACGLWGLSPASRKRYDAATTYGHDAAAAAASQWAASTPSLWSSSPMAAAAAAASTAPSAQQQYGFQYPFAMAAKYDDYHHERWHRVHPAMATAAGGCRSFSRSPSDARQPHYGAPAPRGPAASAARGPSPSAASAAWFRRHDVCPAPSSSASHGPF; from the exons TGCAACTGCAGATAGAAGACCTGACTCGTAAACTGCGCACAGGAGACCTGGGCATCCCCCCTAACCCTGAGGACAG GTCCCCTTCCCCTGAGCCCATCTACAATAGCGAGGGGAAGCGGCTTAACACTCGCGAGTTCCGCACCCGCAAAAAGCTTGAAGAGGAGCGGCATAACCTCATCACGGAAATGGTTGCCCTCAACCCTGATTTCAAGCCACCTGCAGATTACAA ACCTCCAGCAACACGTGTGAGCGATAAAGTAATGATTCCACAAGATGAGTATCCAGAAATCAACTTTGTGGGGCTGCTGATTGGGCCCAG AGGGAACACCTTGAAGAACATAGAGAAGGAGTGTAATGCCAAGATCATGATCCGGGGGAAAGGCTCTGTGAAAGAAGGGAAAGTCGGGCGCAAAGATGGCCAGATGCTGCCAGGAGAAGATGAGCCGCTTCATGCCCTGGTTACTGCCAATACCATGGAGAATGTGAAGAAAGCAGTAGAACAG ATAAGAAACATTCTGAAGCAGGGTATCGAGACTCCTGAGGACCAGAACGATCTACGGAAGATGCAGCTTCGAGAGTTGGCTCGTTTGAATGGGACCCTTCGGGAAGATGATAACAG GATCTTAAGACCCTGGCAGAGCTCGGAGACCCGCAGCATTACCAATACCACAGTGTGTACCAAGTGTGGAGGGGCTGGCCACATTGCTTCCGATTGCAAATTCCAAAG GCCTGGTGACCCCCAGTCAGCTCAGGATAAAGCGCGGATGGATAAAGAATACTTGTCCCTCATGGCCGAACTGGGGGAGGCACCTGTGCCCGCATCTGTGGGCTCCACCTCTGGGCCTGCCACCACACCCCTGGCCAGTGCACCTCGGCCCGCTGCTCCCGCCAGCAATCCACCTCCACCG TCTCTCATGTCCACTACCCAGAGCCGCCCACCCTGGATGAATTCTGGCCCGTCAGAGAGTCGGCCCTACCATGGCATGCACGGAGGTGGCCCTGGTGGGCCCGGAGGTGGCCCGCACAGCTTCCCACACCCGTTACCCAGCCTGACGGGCGGGCACGGTGGACATCCCATGCAGCACAACCCGAATGGACCCCCTCCTCCTTGGATGCAGCCGCCGCCACCACCGATGAACCAGGGCCCCCACCCACCTGGGCACCATGGCCCTCCTCCAATGG TACCTGGGAAGTACGCCTGTGGGCTCTGGGGTCTATCGCCTGCATCAAGGAAAAG GTATGATGCCGCCACCACCTATGGGCATgatgccgccgccgccgccgcctcccagTGGGcagcctccaccccctccctctggtCCTCTTCCCccatggcagcagcagcagcagcagcctccaCCGCCCCCTCCGCCCAGCAGCAGTATGGCTTCCAGTACCCCTTTGCCATGGCAGCAAA ATACGACGACTACCACCACGAGCGCTGGCACAGGGTCCATCCCGCCATGGCAACAGCAGCAGGCGGCTGCCGCAGCTTCTCCAGGAGCCCCTCAGATGCAAGGCAACCCCACTATggtgcccctgcccccaggggtCCAGCCGCCTCTGCCGCCCggggcccctccccctccgccgCCTCCGCCGCCTGGTTCCGCCGGCATGATGTatgccccgccccctcctcctccgcctcccaTGGACCCTTCTAA
- the SF1 gene encoding splicing factor 1 isoform X11: MATGANATPLDFPSKKRKRSRWNQDTMEQKTVIPGMPTVIPPGLTREQERAYIVQLQIEDLTRKLRTGDLGIPPNPEDRSPSPEPIYNSEGKRLNTREFRTRKKLEEERHNLITEMVALNPDFKPPADYKPPATRVSDKVMIPQDEYPEINFVGLLIGPRGNTLKNIEKECNAKIMIRGKGSVKEGKVGRKDGQMLPGEDEPLHALVTANTMENVKKAVEQIRNILKQGIETPEDQNDLRKMQLRELARLNGTLREDDNRILRPWQSSETRSITNTTVCTKCGGAGHIASDCKFQRPGDPQSAQDKARMDKEYLSLMAELGEAPVPASVGSTSGPATTPLASAPRPAAPASNPPPPSLMSTTQSRPPWMNSGPSESRPYHGMHGGGPGGPGGGPHSFPHPLPSLTGGHGGHPMQHNPNGPPPPWMQPPPPPMNQGPHPPGHHGPPPMGKSVPGKYACGLWGLSPASRKRYDAATTYGHDAAAAAASQWAASTPSLWSSSPMAAAAAAASTAPSAQQQYGFQYPFAMAAKIPPRGGDGPSHESEDFPRPLVTLPGRQPQQRPWWTGWFGKAA, encoded by the exons TGCAACTGCAGATAGAAGACCTGACTCGTAAACTGCGCACAGGAGACCTGGGCATCCCCCCTAACCCTGAGGACAG GTCCCCTTCCCCTGAGCCCATCTACAATAGCGAGGGGAAGCGGCTTAACACTCGCGAGTTCCGCACCCGCAAAAAGCTTGAAGAGGAGCGGCATAACCTCATCACGGAAATGGTTGCCCTCAACCCTGATTTCAAGCCACCTGCAGATTACAA ACCTCCAGCAACACGTGTGAGCGATAAAGTAATGATTCCACAAGATGAGTATCCAGAAATCAACTTTGTGGGGCTGCTGATTGGGCCCAG AGGGAACACCTTGAAGAACATAGAGAAGGAGTGTAATGCCAAGATCATGATCCGGGGGAAAGGCTCTGTGAAAGAAGGGAAAGTCGGGCGCAAAGATGGCCAGATGCTGCCAGGAGAAGATGAGCCGCTTCATGCCCTGGTTACTGCCAATACCATGGAGAATGTGAAGAAAGCAGTAGAACAG ATAAGAAACATTCTGAAGCAGGGTATCGAGACTCCTGAGGACCAGAACGATCTACGGAAGATGCAGCTTCGAGAGTTGGCTCGTTTGAATGGGACCCTTCGGGAAGATGATAACAG GATCTTAAGACCCTGGCAGAGCTCGGAGACCCGCAGCATTACCAATACCACAGTGTGTACCAAGTGTGGAGGGGCTGGCCACATTGCTTCCGATTGCAAATTCCAAAG GCCTGGTGACCCCCAGTCAGCTCAGGATAAAGCGCGGATGGATAAAGAATACTTGTCCCTCATGGCCGAACTGGGGGAGGCACCTGTGCCCGCATCTGTGGGCTCCACCTCTGGGCCTGCCACCACACCCCTGGCCAGTGCACCTCGGCCCGCTGCTCCCGCCAGCAATCCACCTCCACCG TCTCTCATGTCCACTACCCAGAGCCGCCCACCCTGGATGAATTCTGGCCCGTCAGAGAGTCGGCCCTACCATGGCATGCACGGAGGTGGCCCTGGTGGGCCCGGAGGTGGCCCGCACAGCTTCCCACACCCGTTACCCAGCCTGACGGGCGGGCACGGTGGACATCCCATGCAGCACAACCCGAATGGACCCCCTCCTCCTTGGATGCAGCCGCCGCCACCACCGATGAACCAGGGCCCCCACCCACCTGGGCACCATGGCCCTCCTCCAATGGGTAA ATCAGTACCTGGGAAGTACGCCTGTGGGCTCTGGGGTCTATCGCCTGCATCAAGGAAAAG GTATGATGCCGCCACCACCTATGGGCATgatgccgccgccgccgccgcctcccagTGGGcagcctccaccccctccctctggtCCTCTTCCCccatggcagcagcagcagcagcagcctccaCCGCCCCCTCCGCCCAGCAGCAGTATGGCTTCCAGTACCCCTTTGCCATGGCAGCAAA GATCCCTCCCCGCGGCGGCGATGGCCCGAGCCATGAGAGTGAGGACTTTCCGCGCCCATTGGTGACCCTTCCAGGCAGACAGCCTCAGCAGCGCCCCTGGTGGACAGGATGGTTCGGCAAAGCAGCCTGA
- the SF1 gene encoding splicing factor 1 isoform X6 has protein sequence MATGANATPLDFPSKKRKRSRWNQDTMEQKTVIPGMPTVIPPGLTREQERAYIVQLQIEDLTRKLRTGDLGIPPNPEDRSPSPEPIYNSEGKRLNTREFRTRKKLEEERHNLITEMVALNPDFKPPADYKPPATRVSDKVMIPQDEYPEINFVGLLIGPRGNTLKNIEKECNAKIMIRGKGSVKEGKVGRKDGQMLPGEDEPLHALVTANTMENVKKAVEQIRNILKQGIETPEDQNDLRKMQLRELARLNGTLREDDNRILRPWQSSETRSITNTTVCTKCGGAGHIASDCKFQRPGDPQSAQDKARMDKEYLSLMAELGEAPVPASVGSTSGPATTPLASAPRPAAPASNPPPPSRPPWMNSGPSESRPYHGMHGGGPGGPGGGPHSFPHPLPSLTGGHGGHPMQHNPNGPPPPWMQPPPPPMNQGPHPPGHHGPPPMDQYLGSTPVGSGVYRLHQGKGMMPPPPMGMMPPPPPPPSGQPPPPPSGPLPPWQQQQQQPPPPPPPSSSMASSTPLPWQQNTTTTTTSAGTGSIPPWQQQQAAAAASPGAPQMQGNPTMVPLPPGVQPPLPPGAPPPPPPPPPGSAGMMYAPPPPPPPPMDPSNFVTMMGMGVAGMPPFGMPPAPPPPPPQN, from the exons TGCAACTGCAGATAGAAGACCTGACTCGTAAACTGCGCACAGGAGACCTGGGCATCCCCCCTAACCCTGAGGACAG GTCCCCTTCCCCTGAGCCCATCTACAATAGCGAGGGGAAGCGGCTTAACACTCGCGAGTTCCGCACCCGCAAAAAGCTTGAAGAGGAGCGGCATAACCTCATCACGGAAATGGTTGCCCTCAACCCTGATTTCAAGCCACCTGCAGATTACAA ACCTCCAGCAACACGTGTGAGCGATAAAGTAATGATTCCACAAGATGAGTATCCAGAAATCAACTTTGTGGGGCTGCTGATTGGGCCCAG AGGGAACACCTTGAAGAACATAGAGAAGGAGTGTAATGCCAAGATCATGATCCGGGGGAAAGGCTCTGTGAAAGAAGGGAAAGTCGGGCGCAAAGATGGCCAGATGCTGCCAGGAGAAGATGAGCCGCTTCATGCCCTGGTTACTGCCAATACCATGGAGAATGTGAAGAAAGCAGTAGAACAG ATAAGAAACATTCTGAAGCAGGGTATCGAGACTCCTGAGGACCAGAACGATCTACGGAAGATGCAGCTTCGAGAGTTGGCTCGTTTGAATGGGACCCTTCGGGAAGATGATAACAG GATCTTAAGACCCTGGCAGAGCTCGGAGACCCGCAGCATTACCAATACCACAGTGTGTACCAAGTGTGGAGGGGCTGGCCACATTGCTTCCGATTGCAAATTCCAAAG GCCTGGTGACCCCCAGTCAGCTCAGGATAAAGCGCGGATGGATAAAGAATACTTGTCCCTCATGGCCGAACTGGGGGAGGCACCTGTGCCCGCATCTGTGGGCTCCACCTCTGGGCCTGCCACCACACCCCTGGCCAGTGCACCTCGGCCCGCTGCTCCCGCCAGCAATCCACCTCCACCG AGCCGCCCACCCTGGATGAATTCTGGCCCGTCAGAGAGTCGGCCCTACCATGGCATGCACGGAGGTGGCCCTGGTGGGCCCGGAGGTGGCCCGCACAGCTTCCCACACCCGTTACCCAGCCTGACGGGCGGGCACGGTGGACATCCCATGCAGCACAACCCGAATGGACCCCCTCCTCCTTGGATGCAGCCGCCGCCACCACCGATGAACCAGGGCCCCCACCCACCTGGGCACCATGGCCCTCCTCCAATGG ATCAGTACCTGGGAAGTACGCCTGTGGGCTCTGGGGTCTATCGCCTGCATCAAGGAAAAG GTATGATGCCGCCACCACCTATGGGCATgatgccgccgccgccgccgcctcccagTGGGcagcctccaccccctccctctggtCCTCTTCCCccatggcagcagcagcagcagcagcctccaCCGCCCCCTCCGCCCAGCAGCAGTATGGCTTCCAGTACCCCTTTGCCATGGCAGCAAA ATACGACGACTACCACCACGAGCGCTGGCACAGGGTCCATCCCGCCATGGCAACAGCAGCAGGCGGCTGCCGCAGCTTCTCCAGGAGCCCCTCAGATGCAAGGCAACCCCACTATggtgcccctgcccccaggggtCCAGCCGCCTCTGCCGCCCggggcccctccccctccgccgCCTCCGCCGCCTGGTTCCGCCGGCATGATGTatgccccgccccctcctcctccgcctcccaTGGACCCTTCTAACTTTGTCACCATGATGGGCATGGGGGTGGCGGGCATGCCACCCTTCGGGATGCCTCCAGCTCCCCCACCGCCTCCACCACAGAACTAG
- the SF1 gene encoding splicing factor 1 isoform X12 has protein sequence MATGANATPLDFPSKKRKRSRWNQDTMEQKTVIPGMPTVIPPGLTREQERAYIVQLQIEDLTRKLRTGDLGIPPNPEDRSPSPEPIYNSEGKRLNTREFRTRKKLEEERHNLITEMVALNPDFKPPADYKPPATRVSDKVMIPQDEYPEINFVGLLIGPRGNTLKNIEKECNAKIMIRGKGSVKEGKVGRKDGQMLPGEDEPLHALVTANTMENVKKAVEQIRNILKQGIETPEDQNDLRKMQLRELARLNGTLREDDNRILRPWQSSETRSITNTTVCTKCGGAGHIASDCKFQRPGDPQSAQDKARMDKEYLSLMAELGEAPVPASVGSTSGPATTPLASAPRPAAPASNPPPPSLMSTTQSRPPWMNSGPSESRPYHGMHGGGPGGPGGGPHSFPHPLPSLTGGHGGHPMQHNPNGPPPPWMQPPPPPMNQGPHPPGHHGPPPMVPGKYACGLWGLSPASRKRYDAATTYGHDAAAAAASQWAASTPSLWSSSPMAAAAAAASTAPSAQQQYGFQYPFAMAAKIPPRGGDGPSHESEDFPRPLVTLPGRQPQQRPWWTGWFGKAA, from the exons TGCAACTGCAGATAGAAGACCTGACTCGTAAACTGCGCACAGGAGACCTGGGCATCCCCCCTAACCCTGAGGACAG GTCCCCTTCCCCTGAGCCCATCTACAATAGCGAGGGGAAGCGGCTTAACACTCGCGAGTTCCGCACCCGCAAAAAGCTTGAAGAGGAGCGGCATAACCTCATCACGGAAATGGTTGCCCTCAACCCTGATTTCAAGCCACCTGCAGATTACAA ACCTCCAGCAACACGTGTGAGCGATAAAGTAATGATTCCACAAGATGAGTATCCAGAAATCAACTTTGTGGGGCTGCTGATTGGGCCCAG AGGGAACACCTTGAAGAACATAGAGAAGGAGTGTAATGCCAAGATCATGATCCGGGGGAAAGGCTCTGTGAAAGAAGGGAAAGTCGGGCGCAAAGATGGCCAGATGCTGCCAGGAGAAGATGAGCCGCTTCATGCCCTGGTTACTGCCAATACCATGGAGAATGTGAAGAAAGCAGTAGAACAG ATAAGAAACATTCTGAAGCAGGGTATCGAGACTCCTGAGGACCAGAACGATCTACGGAAGATGCAGCTTCGAGAGTTGGCTCGTTTGAATGGGACCCTTCGGGAAGATGATAACAG GATCTTAAGACCCTGGCAGAGCTCGGAGACCCGCAGCATTACCAATACCACAGTGTGTACCAAGTGTGGAGGGGCTGGCCACATTGCTTCCGATTGCAAATTCCAAAG GCCTGGTGACCCCCAGTCAGCTCAGGATAAAGCGCGGATGGATAAAGAATACTTGTCCCTCATGGCCGAACTGGGGGAGGCACCTGTGCCCGCATCTGTGGGCTCCACCTCTGGGCCTGCCACCACACCCCTGGCCAGTGCACCTCGGCCCGCTGCTCCCGCCAGCAATCCACCTCCACCG TCTCTCATGTCCACTACCCAGAGCCGCCCACCCTGGATGAATTCTGGCCCGTCAGAGAGTCGGCCCTACCATGGCATGCACGGAGGTGGCCCTGGTGGGCCCGGAGGTGGCCCGCACAGCTTCCCACACCCGTTACCCAGCCTGACGGGCGGGCACGGTGGACATCCCATGCAGCACAACCCGAATGGACCCCCTCCTCCTTGGATGCAGCCGCCGCCACCACCGATGAACCAGGGCCCCCACCCACCTGGGCACCATGGCCCTCCTCCAATGG TACCTGGGAAGTACGCCTGTGGGCTCTGGGGTCTATCGCCTGCATCAAGGAAAAG GTATGATGCCGCCACCACCTATGGGCATgatgccgccgccgccgccgcctcccagTGGGcagcctccaccccctccctctggtCCTCTTCCCccatggcagcagcagcagcagcagcctccaCCGCCCCCTCCGCCCAGCAGCAGTATGGCTTCCAGTACCCCTTTGCCATGGCAGCAAA GATCCCTCCCCGCGGCGGCGATGGCCCGAGCCATGAGAGTGAGGACTTTCCGCGCCCATTGGTGACCCTTCCAGGCAGACAGCCTCAGCAGCGCCCCTGGTGGACAGGATGGTTCGGCAAAGCAGCCTGA
- the SF1 gene encoding splicing factor 1 isoform X13, translating into MATGANATPLDFPSKKRKRSRWNQDTMEQKTVIPGMPTVIPPGLTREQERAYIVQLQIEDLTRKLRTGDLGIPPNPEDRSPSPEPIYNSEGKRLNTREFRTRKKLEEERHNLITEMVALNPDFKPPADYKPPATRVSDKVMIPQDEYPEINFVGLLIGPRGNTLKNIEKECNAKIMIRGKGSVKEGKVGRKDGQMLPGEDEPLHALVTANTMENVKKAVEQIRNILKQGIETPEDQNDLRKMQLRELARLNGTLREDDNRILRPWQSSETRSITNTTVCTKCGGAGHIASDCKFQRPGDPQSAQDKARMDKEYLSLMAELGEAPVPASVGSTSGPATTPLASAPRPAAPASNPPPPSLMSTTQSRPPWMNSGPSESRPYHGMHGGGPGGPGGGPHSFPHPLPSLTGGHGGHPMQHNPNGPPPPWMQPPPPPMNQGPHPPGHHGPPPMDQYLGSTPVGSGVYRLHQGKGMMPPPPMGMMPPPPPPPSGQPPPPPSGPLPPWQQQQQQPPPPPPPSSSMASSTPLPWQQRSLPAAAMARAMRVRTFRAHW; encoded by the exons TGCAACTGCAGATAGAAGACCTGACTCGTAAACTGCGCACAGGAGACCTGGGCATCCCCCCTAACCCTGAGGACAG GTCCCCTTCCCCTGAGCCCATCTACAATAGCGAGGGGAAGCGGCTTAACACTCGCGAGTTCCGCACCCGCAAAAAGCTTGAAGAGGAGCGGCATAACCTCATCACGGAAATGGTTGCCCTCAACCCTGATTTCAAGCCACCTGCAGATTACAA ACCTCCAGCAACACGTGTGAGCGATAAAGTAATGATTCCACAAGATGAGTATCCAGAAATCAACTTTGTGGGGCTGCTGATTGGGCCCAG AGGGAACACCTTGAAGAACATAGAGAAGGAGTGTAATGCCAAGATCATGATCCGGGGGAAAGGCTCTGTGAAAGAAGGGAAAGTCGGGCGCAAAGATGGCCAGATGCTGCCAGGAGAAGATGAGCCGCTTCATGCCCTGGTTACTGCCAATACCATGGAGAATGTGAAGAAAGCAGTAGAACAG ATAAGAAACATTCTGAAGCAGGGTATCGAGACTCCTGAGGACCAGAACGATCTACGGAAGATGCAGCTTCGAGAGTTGGCTCGTTTGAATGGGACCCTTCGGGAAGATGATAACAG GATCTTAAGACCCTGGCAGAGCTCGGAGACCCGCAGCATTACCAATACCACAGTGTGTACCAAGTGTGGAGGGGCTGGCCACATTGCTTCCGATTGCAAATTCCAAAG GCCTGGTGACCCCCAGTCAGCTCAGGATAAAGCGCGGATGGATAAAGAATACTTGTCCCTCATGGCCGAACTGGGGGAGGCACCTGTGCCCGCATCTGTGGGCTCCACCTCTGGGCCTGCCACCACACCCCTGGCCAGTGCACCTCGGCCCGCTGCTCCCGCCAGCAATCCACCTCCACCG TCTCTCATGTCCACTACCCAGAGCCGCCCACCCTGGATGAATTCTGGCCCGTCAGAGAGTCGGCCCTACCATGGCATGCACGGAGGTGGCCCTGGTGGGCCCGGAGGTGGCCCGCACAGCTTCCCACACCCGTTACCCAGCCTGACGGGCGGGCACGGTGGACATCCCATGCAGCACAACCCGAATGGACCCCCTCCTCCTTGGATGCAGCCGCCGCCACCACCGATGAACCAGGGCCCCCACCCACCTGGGCACCATGGCCCTCCTCCAATGG ATCAGTACCTGGGAAGTACGCCTGTGGGCTCTGGGGTCTATCGCCTGCATCAAGGAAAAG GTATGATGCCGCCACCACCTATGGGCATgatgccgccgccgccgccgcctcccagTGGGcagcctccaccccctccctctggtCCTCTTCCCccatggcagcagcagcagcagcagcctccaCCGCCCCCTCCGCCCAGCAGCAGTATGGCTTCCAGTACCCCTTTGCCATGGCAGCAAA GATCCCTCCCCGCGGCGGCGATGGCCCGAGCCATGAGAGTGAGGACTTTCCGCGCCCATTGGTGA